A genome region from Hymenobacter tibetensis includes the following:
- a CDS encoding PAS domain S-box protein has protein sequence MSEFDHKDSKSTTEALMLLRERAERRRHLITRVVDDSTPDAMQRLVQELQTHQIELEMQYEELLMAQAEAETARAEYADLYDFAPIGYLTLDSRGTIQQLNLTAAQLLGSVRQKLLRRRLALFVAESYRLTFSKFLDTMASSEQRQTCELSVVRENGDMLYVQLEGTQVATSEQGVHFRLVLLDVTSRYMATQALALSEARFRQLFEHSADAVVLIRELNIVDCNAAAMQMLGATDKSQMVQQPISILVPEYQPNGSRSEDLIRQHYASLRRNGSHRFEWYRRTFRGESKWLEIVLTYINVGGEQLVHSVWRDITVQRAAREQLRAEKEFSENLLDNSVDGIVALSHEGHITAWNREAEQYSGLSATNVIGRNVFQVFPKLDTPEWRQIFERVLRKGERVVQTAISFIARPGHYDAYIVPLRGENQAEINGMLVVVRDMNERNRLIEETTRLRLSQQQEVLSAILTTEEAERKRIAEALHNGVGQLLYATKLHLERRATPGVPRDEVHSLLNEAIRMTRTISFELTPGILEDFGLKFGLEELVRRIPRQSLPLHLHVVGLEQPLPKLMEVAVYRIVQELLNNIIKHSEAQEAFIHVVREDDKLLISVEDNGQGFEPDPNYAPRHGIGLPGLQNRVRLLGGTLTINSRPSRGTIIGIELPVR, from the coding sequence ATGAGCGAGTTCGACCACAAAGACAGCAAGAGCACCACAGAGGCACTCATGCTGCTGCGTGAGCGAGCGGAACGCCGGCGCCATCTGATAACGCGTGTTGTAGACGACAGCACCCCCGATGCCATGCAGCGGCTAGTACAGGAGCTGCAAACCCACCAGATAGAGCTGGAAATGCAGTACGAGGAGCTGCTAATGGCGCAGGCCGAGGCCGAAACTGCCCGCGCCGAATACGCCGACCTCTACGATTTTGCGCCCATCGGCTACCTCACGCTGGATAGCCGGGGCACCATTCAGCAGCTCAACCTGACGGCGGCCCAACTGCTCGGGTCGGTGCGCCAAAAGCTGCTCCGGCGGCGGCTGGCCTTGTTTGTGGCCGAGTCGTACCGCCTAACGTTTTCCAAGTTTCTTGATACCATGGCGTCGTCGGAGCAGCGCCAAACCTGCGAGCTGAGTGTGGTCCGTGAAAACGGCGACATGCTGTACGTGCAATTGGAGGGAACCCAAGTAGCCACTTCCGAGCAGGGAGTGCACTTTCGGCTAGTTCTGCTCGACGTGACGAGCCGCTACATGGCCACGCAGGCATTGGCGTTGAGCGAAGCCCGCTTCCGGCAGCTTTTCGAGCACAGCGCCGATGCCGTGGTGCTCATTCGGGAGTTGAACATCGTGGACTGCAACGCCGCCGCCATGCAGATGCTGGGGGCCACCGACAAAAGCCAGATGGTGCAGCAGCCCATTAGCATACTGGTGCCCGAATACCAGCCCAACGGCAGTCGTTCCGAAGACCTGATCCGGCAGCACTACGCTTCCCTGCGCCGTAATGGTTCGCACCGCTTCGAGTGGTACCGCCGCACGTTTCGGGGGGAAAGTAAGTGGTTGGAGATAGTCTTGACGTACATCAATGTGGGCGGTGAGCAGCTGGTGCATTCCGTTTGGCGCGACATCACCGTTCAGCGCGCCGCCCGGGAGCAGTTGCGCGCCGAAAAGGAATTTTCGGAAAACCTGCTCGATAACAGCGTGGATGGTATTGTGGCGCTGAGCCACGAAGGCCACATTACGGCTTGGAACCGCGAAGCCGAGCAGTATTCCGGCTTGTCTGCCACCAACGTAATTGGCCGAAACGTTTTTCAGGTGTTTCCCAAACTAGATACGCCGGAATGGCGCCAGATTTTCGAGCGAGTGCTGCGCAAAGGCGAACGGGTTGTGCAAACGGCCATTTCCTTTATCGCGCGCCCCGGCCACTACGATGCCTACATTGTGCCCCTGCGCGGTGAAAACCAAGCTGAAATCAACGGCATGCTGGTTGTAGTGCGCGACATGAACGAGCGCAACCGCCTGATAGAGGAAACCACCCGCCTGCGCCTCAGCCAGCAGCAGGAGGTGCTGTCTGCCATCTTAACCACCGAGGAAGCCGAACGCAAACGCATTGCTGAAGCCCTGCACAACGGCGTGGGCCAGTTGCTCTACGCCACCAAACTGCACCTCGAAAGGCGCGCCACTCCCGGCGTCCCCCGCGACGAAGTGCACTCGCTCCTCAACGAGGCCATCCGCATGACGCGCACCATCTCGTTTGAGCTGACGCCCGGCATCCTGGAAGACTTTGGTTTGAAGTTCGGACTGGAAGAGCTGGTTCGCCGCATTCCGCGCCAGAGTTTGCCGCTGCATTTGCACGTGGTAGGGTTGGAGCAGCCTCTGCCTAAGCTGATGGAAGTGGCCGTGTACCGCATTGTGCAAGAGCTGCTCAACAACATCATCAAGCACTCCGAGGCGCAGGAAGCGTTTATTCACGTGGTCCGGGAAGACGACAAGCTGTTGATTTCGGTGGAAGACAACGGCCAGGGTTTCGAGCCCGACCCGAACTACGCCCCCCGCCACGGTATTGGGCTACCGGGCCTCCAAAACCGGGTGCGCCTGCTCGGCGGTACCCTCACCATCAATTCCCGGCCTAGCCGAGGCACTATCATCGGCATCGAGCTGCCGGTACGGTAA
- a CDS encoding CheR family methyltransferase: MNKNSEGPDSPPSTTSHAGANATELAAEAGIEIQPGPDRVGFSTARNPINFSVVCLGGSAGSLSALEDILRAIPESSGVAYVVVTHQMPGADGELRQVLQHFTSVPVIEVTDGLRVRPNHIYVIPPAKDMSLLHGTLHLFEPTQQPGRRLPIDYFLQSLAKDVRDRAVCVILSGMGSDGSIGLKMVMENFGMVMVQEPESAEYDGMPRAAIATEFVDYILPAAEIVPRLLNYVHQPATRRLLRAQAAAPDAPPSLPAHALQKIFILIRNQTGHDFSYYKRNTVFRRIERRMNSHQIKEFTQYVRYLQENPGEVEQLFKELLIGVTKFFRDPEAYAVLRRSLLPLVRKKEPGSTIRVWAPGCSTGEEAYSLAMTLRECLDTEPDRNLSFQLFATDINPESIDQARAGFYPANIAADISAERLRRFFTKVDNSYQIRKDVRDSMVFALHNISKDAPFTRLDLLCCRNLLIYLSSELQKSLIPVFHYALNPGGLLFLGPSENLTGFQELFTPLDVKWKISRANETPSQLVRLANFPFSTSRQQQPVATIPSSMVSSSVPRRDNMFAALIQRLLLASYAPPAVVINQKGEILFVNGRTGKYLEPAPGLSGLNIFDMAREELHFEISEAVHRAVQERHVIVNEDVKVKTEAGVQQLRLTVKYLEGPEQLAGLLLVVFEDVAPPRRVRRGKGGLDPGRDAQITTLEKELQYTRHRLQTTIEEMESSLEELKSTNEELQSANEELQSTNEEAMTNKEEMQSLNEELMTLNMQYLHKTEELSQAANDMKNLLDATEIATIFIDNDMIIKRFTPPVGRIIPLLPTDVGRPLTHFANNLRYEQLATDVTQVIDRLVSVETTIQTTTGDWYAMRILPYRTLDNYINGAVITFTDISSLKQLEDEMEVSRRFAESVVETVREPLMVLDGELHVLTVSPSFADAFGVTPAAVKGQPLTVLCNGAWNQPDLLGHLRMLLNANSITFDDVEFEAAFPNVGTLRIQLYGRRITSEGRRTNHLLLGAQIIESVQA, from the coding sequence ATGAATAAAAATTCCGAGGGGCCGGATTCACCTCCAAGTACCACTTCTCATGCCGGTGCCAACGCAACCGAGTTGGCTGCCGAGGCCGGCATAGAAATTCAACCCGGCCCCGACCGGGTAGGGTTCAGCACAGCCCGCAATCCTATCAATTTTTCGGTGGTGTGCTTGGGTGGCTCGGCCGGCTCGCTGAGCGCGCTCGAGGATATACTGCGTGCAATACCCGAAAGCAGCGGTGTGGCCTACGTTGTGGTGACGCACCAAATGCCGGGCGCGGACGGCGAGCTGCGGCAGGTGCTGCAACACTTCACCAGCGTGCCGGTGATAGAAGTGACCGACGGCCTGAGGGTGCGTCCCAACCACATCTATGTGATTCCGCCGGCCAAGGACATGTCGTTGCTGCACGGCACCCTGCACCTCTTCGAGCCCACCCAGCAGCCGGGCCGCCGCTTGCCCATCGACTATTTTCTGCAAAGCCTAGCCAAGGATGTCCGCGACCGGGCCGTCTGCGTTATTCTGTCGGGCATGGGTTCCGATGGCAGCATAGGCCTGAAGATGGTGATGGAGAACTTCGGGATGGTGATGGTGCAGGAGCCCGAATCGGCGGAGTACGACGGTATGCCGCGCGCGGCCATTGCCACCGAGTTTGTAGACTACATCCTGCCCGCCGCCGAGATAGTGCCCCGCCTGCTGAACTATGTACACCAGCCGGCCACCCGGCGGCTGCTACGGGCGCAGGCGGCGGCCCCCGATGCGCCGCCCTCTCTGCCGGCCCACGCCTTGCAGAAAATCTTTATCCTGATTCGCAACCAAACCGGGCACGACTTCTCCTACTACAAGCGCAACACGGTGTTTCGCCGCATCGAGCGGCGCATGAACAGCCACCAAATCAAGGAGTTCACCCAGTATGTGCGCTACCTTCAGGAAAATCCGGGGGAAGTGGAGCAGCTGTTCAAGGAACTGCTGATTGGCGTCACCAAGTTCTTCCGCGACCCCGAAGCCTACGCCGTGCTTAGGCGCAGTTTGCTGCCCCTGGTGCGCAAGAAGGAGCCCGGCAGCACCATTCGGGTGTGGGCGCCCGGCTGCTCTACGGGCGAAGAGGCGTACTCGCTGGCCATGACGCTGCGGGAATGCTTGGATACCGAACCCGACCGCAACCTGAGCTTCCAGCTTTTCGCCACCGACATCAACCCCGAGAGCATAGACCAGGCCCGCGCCGGCTTTTATCCGGCCAACATTGCCGCCGACATAAGTGCCGAGCGGCTCCGGCGCTTTTTCACCAAAGTCGACAACTCCTACCAAATCCGGAAGGACGTGCGCGACTCCATGGTGTTTGCCTTGCACAACATCAGTAAAGACGCGCCCTTCACCCGCCTCGACCTGCTTTGCTGCCGCAACCTGCTCATCTATTTGTCTAGCGAGTTGCAAAAAAGCCTGATTCCGGTGTTTCACTACGCACTCAATCCGGGCGGGCTGCTGTTTCTGGGGCCTTCCGAAAACCTGACGGGCTTCCAGGAGTTGTTTACGCCCCTAGACGTGAAATGGAAGATTTCGCGGGCCAATGAAACTCCGTCGCAGCTAGTGCGGCTAGCTAACTTTCCTTTTTCCACGTCGCGGCAGCAGCAGCCAGTGGCCACTATCCCCAGCAGCATGGTTTCTTCTTCCGTTCCTCGTCGCGACAACATGTTTGCTGCCCTCATTCAGCGCTTGCTGCTAGCGTCTTATGCCCCGCCGGCAGTAGTTATCAATCAGAAAGGCGAGATTCTGTTTGTGAACGGGCGCACCGGCAAATACCTGGAGCCCGCGCCTGGTTTGAGCGGCCTCAACATCTTCGACATGGCCCGCGAGGAGCTGCACTTCGAAATCAGCGAGGCCGTGCACCGGGCCGTGCAGGAGCGGCACGTGATTGTGAACGAAGACGTGAAAGTGAAAACCGAGGCGGGAGTGCAGCAGCTGCGCCTCACGGTGAAGTATCTGGAAGGACCCGAGCAACTGGCGGGCCTGCTGCTGGTGGTATTTGAAGACGTGGCCCCGCCCCGCCGCGTCCGGCGCGGCAAGGGCGGCCTCGACCCTGGCCGCGACGCGCAGATAACAACCCTGGAAAAAGAGCTGCAATACACCCGCCACCGTCTCCAAACCACCATCGAGGAGATGGAAAGCAGTTTGGAAGAGCTGAAAAGCACCAACGAAGAACTGCAAAGCGCCAACGAGGAGCTGCAAAGCACCAACGAGGAGGCCATGACCAACAAAGAGGAAATGCAGAGCCTGAACGAAGAGCTCATGACCCTCAACATGCAGTACTTGCACAAAACCGAAGAGCTGAGCCAGGCCGCCAACGACATGAAGAACCTGCTCGACGCCACGGAAATAGCCACCATCTTCATCGACAACGATATGATCATCAAGCGCTTCACCCCGCCGGTGGGGCGCATCATTCCGTTGCTCCCCACCGATGTGGGCCGCCCGCTGACGCACTTCGCCAACAACCTGCGCTACGAGCAGCTCGCAACCGATGTGACGCAGGTGATTGACCGGCTGGTGAGCGTGGAAACCACCATCCAAACCACCACCGGCGACTGGTACGCCATGCGTATTCTGCCCTACCGCACCCTCGATAACTACATCAACGGCGCGGTCATCACCTTCACCGACATCAGCAGCCTCAAGCAACTCGAAGACGAGATGGAGGTCAGCCGCCGCTTCGCGGAAAGCGTGGTAGAAACCGTGCGCGAACCCCTGATGGTGCTCGACGGCGAGCTGCACGTACTCACTGTCAGCCCCTCGTTTGCCGATGCCTTTGGGGTAACGCCCGCCGCGGTGAAAGGCCAGCCCCTAACCGTGCTGTGCAACGGTGCCTGGAACCAGCCCGACCTGCTAGGCCACCTGCGCATGCTGCTGAACGCCAACAGCATCACGTTCGATGATGTGGAGTTCGAGGCGGCCTTCCCGAACGTGGGCACCCTGCGCATACAGCTCTACGGGCGGCGCATCACCAGCGAAGGGCGCCGTACCAACCACCTGCTGCTAGGTGCGCAAATCATTGAAAGCGTACAGGCGTAG
- a CDS encoding chemotaxis protein CheB, whose product MPALTQLVAQLPATLPAAVLVVQHLAPDSSGEHLVSRLSMHTQMRCHLAAHHDQIEAGHLYLAPADRHLLVHDGQLIVTKGPRENNFRPAIDALFRAAAVTYGNAVIGVVLTGMLHDGTAGLDFIKRCGGQAIVQDPEDAEFSSMPYTALRNVAVDHVVPLSHIGALLQELTSQAPPPPTPIPEDLKAEAAIAERVVGSTEDIDAIGERVPITCPDCGGALWKLEQGNVMRFRCHTGHSYTADALFESSKQALEETLWVALRMMEERKNLLSSMAVRGEGLWSVQQEERLEAIKAHINRLREFLLNGSTGATTASEQEQD is encoded by the coding sequence ATGCCCGCCCTTACGCAACTAGTGGCGCAATTGCCGGCCACCCTACCGGCGGCAGTGCTGGTAGTCCAGCACCTGGCCCCCGACTCGTCGGGGGAGCATCTGGTGTCGCGCCTGAGCATGCACACCCAAATGCGCTGCCATCTAGCCGCTCATCACGACCAGATAGAAGCCGGCCACCTGTACCTGGCTCCCGCCGACCGGCACCTGCTGGTGCACGACGGCCAGCTGATCGTCACAAAAGGGCCGCGCGAAAACAACTTCCGCCCGGCCATTGATGCCCTGTTTCGGGCGGCGGCCGTCACCTACGGCAACGCCGTGATTGGGGTGGTGCTCACGGGCATGCTGCACGATGGCACCGCCGGCCTCGATTTTATCAAGCGTTGCGGGGGCCAAGCCATTGTGCAAGACCCCGAAGATGCCGAGTTTTCTAGCATGCCCTACACGGCGCTACGCAACGTGGCCGTCGATCATGTAGTGCCGCTCTCCCATATAGGAGCCCTGTTGCAGGAGCTGACGAGCCAAGCCCCGCCACCTCCGACCCCTATTCCTGAAGACTTAAAAGCGGAGGCCGCTATTGCGGAAAGAGTTGTGGGAAGCACAGAAGATATCGACGCAATAGGCGAGCGAGTGCCCATTACGTGCCCCGATTGTGGCGGCGCGCTGTGGAAGCTAGAGCAGGGCAACGTGATGCGGTTTCGCTGCCACACCGGCCACTCCTACACCGCCGACGCGCTGTTTGAAAGCTCGAAGCAGGCGCTGGAAGAAACCCTGTGGGTGGCCCTACGCATGATGGAGGAACGCAAAAACCTGCTAAGCAGCATGGCAGTGCGGGGCGAGGGTCTATGGAGTGTGCAGCAGGAAGAACGCCTCGAAGCAATTAAAGCCCACATCAACCGGCTTCGGGAGTTCTTGCTTAATGGCAGCACGGGCGCCACTACAGCCTCCGAACAAGAGCAGGACTAA
- a CDS encoding STAS domain-containing protein, which yields MLDFSSLSDPAARVYTIDLNHTDPVRLAGRLYKSNPEQRPQLLIDCQHLECVRTRGVSYLASQLLLTRQAGADILLYNVDAVLCRALRLLQLHQIFRVVPAPTA from the coding sequence ATGCTCGACTTCTCTTCACTCAGCGACCCAGCTGCCCGCGTTTATACGATAGACCTGAACCACACAGACCCGGTGCGGCTCGCGGGGCGGCTCTATAAGTCCAACCCAGAGCAACGTCCGCAGCTTCTCATCGACTGCCAGCACCTGGAGTGTGTGCGCACCCGAGGTGTAAGCTACCTGGCTTCCCAACTGCTGCTCACCCGACAAGCCGGCGCCGATATACTGCTCTACAACGTGGATGCCGTGCTGTGCCGCGCCCTGCGGCTGCTTCAGCTGCACCAGATTTTCCGGGTGGTACCTGCCCCTACTGCTTGA
- a CDS encoding KGG domain-containing protein, which translates to MATSSSASNGRAKSASAPKTGNPRGFAAMDPATQRRIASEGGKASHESGRGHQWTPEEARAAGRKGGQASRTNRTAATSR; encoded by the coding sequence ATGGCTACTTCCTCCAGTGCATCAAACGGCCGCGCTAAATCTGCATCTGCCCCAAAAACTGGTAACCCACGTGGCTTCGCCGCTATGGATCCTGCTACGCAGCGCCGCATCGCCAGCGAAGGCGGCAAAGCCTCGCACGAAAGCGGCCGGGGCCACCAGTGGACTCCAGAAGAGGCGCGTGCGGCGGGCCGCAAAGGTGGCCAGGCTAGTCGCACCAACCGCACTGCCGCTACCTCTCGCTAG
- a CDS encoding MFS transporter, producing the protein MSATATLASPAPPSPLAPLRIPFFRMLWIASFVSNIGTWMQNVGAVGLMTELTTSPVLVALLQTASALPVFLLSLPAGALADLVDRRRMLMLTQTWMAAVALVLATITLLGLTTPWLLLLLTFLLGLGGALNNPVWQTVTPELVPRAELPQALALNSVSFNLARSFGPALGGLLIGTFSAGAAFLLNGLSFLATIYMVWRWKREPQATSTLAGERVLAAIRGGIRYARFAPPVQHILIRGISFTFGASALLALMPAVVARRLLLPTSFYSVLLSCMGAGAVLGAVLLPYLNRRLTINWRVTAATVAFAIGLLGLAFVDNKVVLSGLLVLVGLAWMLVLNSFSVGVQTVVPRWVQARTISLYLLTIQGGMALGSVVWGAVASRWALPVALTGAAIWLMLSTLLVLRYSLSNNTETLDFTPARARPDLMLAEEPAPDAGPIIVTTTYHIAPPDRPAFATLMEQLSRIRRREGAIRVGLYADLADPTRLVEYFMVESWEEYEQLHDRGVSREEADVKTLARQLHQGPDKPVVARLLAEHAGETTTQAPMVPGSTRLIASTAGETPG; encoded by the coding sequence ATGTCCGCCACTGCTACGCTGGCCTCGCCGGCTCCCCCCTCGCCCCTGGCGCCCCTGCGCATTCCATTTTTTCGGATGCTGTGGATTGCTTCCTTTGTCTCCAACATTGGCACCTGGATGCAGAACGTAGGCGCTGTGGGGCTCATGACGGAGCTTACCACCTCGCCGGTGCTGGTGGCCCTGCTCCAAACTGCTTCGGCGCTGCCCGTATTTCTACTGAGCTTGCCCGCCGGTGCCCTCGCCGACCTAGTGGACCGCCGACGGATGCTGATGCTCACCCAGACCTGGATGGCGGCCGTGGCCCTGGTGTTGGCCACGATAACCCTGCTTGGCCTCACGACGCCCTGGCTGCTGCTGCTGCTTACGTTCTTGCTGGGACTGGGCGGCGCCCTCAACAACCCGGTGTGGCAAACCGTAACGCCCGAACTGGTGCCCCGCGCCGAGCTACCGCAGGCGCTGGCCCTCAACAGTGTGAGCTTCAACCTGGCCCGCTCGTTCGGCCCGGCGCTGGGGGGCCTCCTGATTGGGACCTTTTCGGCGGGGGCGGCCTTCCTGCTGAATGGCTTGTCGTTTCTGGCTACTATCTATATGGTGTGGCGCTGGAAACGCGAACCACAGGCTACCTCTACGCTGGCTGGGGAACGGGTGCTGGCGGCTATTCGGGGCGGCATTCGGTACGCCCGCTTTGCGCCGCCCGTCCAACACATCCTCATCCGAGGTATCAGCTTTACGTTTGGGGCCAGTGCCTTGCTGGCGCTTATGCCCGCGGTGGTAGCGCGGCGGTTATTGCTGCCGACCTCGTTCTACTCGGTTTTGCTTTCGTGTATGGGTGCCGGGGCAGTGTTGGGGGCCGTGCTGCTACCCTACCTCAACCGCCGGCTCACCATCAACTGGCGCGTAACGGCCGCCACCGTGGCTTTCGCCATCGGGCTGCTGGGCCTGGCGTTCGTCGACAACAAAGTGGTGCTTTCGGGCCTGCTGGTTTTGGTGGGACTGGCCTGGATGCTGGTGCTCAATTCGTTTAGTGTGGGCGTGCAGACGGTGGTACCGCGCTGGGTGCAGGCCCGTACTATCAGTTTGTATTTGCTCACCATTCAGGGCGGCATGGCGCTGGGTAGCGTGGTGTGGGGCGCAGTAGCCAGCCGCTGGGCCCTGCCGGTGGCCCTCACGGGCGCAGCCATTTGGTTGATGTTGAGCACCCTGCTGGTGTTGCGCTATTCGCTTAGCAACAACACCGAAACCCTGGATTTCACGCCGGCGCGGGCGCGCCCAGACCTTATGCTAGCCGAGGAACCCGCCCCCGATGCCGGCCCCATCATCGTCACGACCACCTACCACATAGCGCCTCCCGACCGGCCCGCTTTCGCCACCCTCATGGAGCAGCTGAGCCGTATCCGTCGTCGTGAAGGTGCCATCCGGGTGGGCCTCTACGCCGACCTGGCTGACCCGACTCGGCTGGTAGAATACTTCATGGTGGAATCCTGGGAAGAGTACGAGCAGCTCCACGACCGGGGCGTGAGCCGCGAAGAAGCCGACGTGAAAACCCTGGCCCGTCAACTGCACCAAGGCCCCGACAAGCCCGTAGTGGCCCGCCTACTGGCCGAGCACGCCGGCGAAACCACCACCCAGGCCCCCATGGTACCTGGCAGCACCCGCCTGATAGCCAGCACCGCTGGTGAAACCCCAGGCTAA
- a CDS encoding ABC transporter ATP-binding protein: MKLLYGYLSNYWGLLGLALVLAAINQVFSLLDPWIFRKIIDQYVVKPGGALHDINFRTFLSGAGLLILAAMGVAMVSRIAKNFQDYYVNVITQRLGAQLYSDGLRHSLELPYQVFEDQRSGETLGKLQKVRTDVEKLIASFVNVLFVGLVGVIFVVGYALTVYWVIAPVYFLTIPLLGILSSVLSKKIKVVQKTIVAETTALAGATTESLRNIELVKSLGLAQQETERLNATTNKILKLELKKVRYIRSLSFVQGTFVNLLRNAILLLMLYLVVQGRITVGEFFSLFIYSFAIFGPLQEMGNIINIYRETEASLANFQQILDTPKDKKPAHPKHIQQIETLAFDDVRFKHLSASNAALDGISFNTQLGETIAFVGPSGSGKTTLVKLLVGLYPPATGQILYNSIPGTEIDLDTLREQIGFVTQDTQLFAGTIRENLRFVAPNATDEECIRALHEAAADSLLARAPQGLDTVIGEGGVKVSGGEKQRLSIARALLRRPTLLVFDEATSALDSLTEEEISQTVRKLSGSRKHITILIAHRLSTILHADKIFVLERGHIAEQGRHDELLLQKGLYYAMWRQQIGERPASSIAPQLVQA, translated from the coding sequence ATGAAACTTCTCTACGGCTATCTGAGCAATTATTGGGGCTTGTTAGGGCTGGCCCTGGTGCTAGCGGCTATCAACCAGGTTTTTTCTCTGCTTGACCCTTGGATTTTTCGCAAAATCATCGACCAGTACGTGGTGAAGCCGGGCGGCGCGCTGCACGACATCAACTTCCGCACCTTCCTGAGTGGGGCGGGGCTGCTGATTCTGGCCGCCATGGGCGTGGCCATGGTTTCGCGTATTGCCAAGAACTTCCAGGACTACTATGTCAACGTCATCACCCAGCGGCTGGGTGCGCAGCTGTATTCTGATGGGCTGCGTCATTCGTTGGAACTGCCCTATCAGGTGTTCGAGGACCAGCGCTCCGGCGAAACCTTGGGCAAGCTCCAGAAGGTGCGCACCGACGTCGAAAAGCTGATTGCTTCGTTCGTCAACGTGCTCTTTGTGGGGCTGGTGGGTGTGATTTTCGTGGTCGGCTATGCTCTCACGGTGTACTGGGTGATTGCGCCGGTGTATTTCCTAACCATTCCGCTGTTGGGCATCCTGAGTTCGGTGCTAAGCAAAAAGATCAAGGTGGTGCAGAAAACCATTGTGGCGGAAACCACGGCCCTGGCGGGTGCTACCACCGAAAGCTTGCGCAATATCGAGCTGGTGAAGAGCCTGGGACTGGCCCAACAGGAAACCGAGCGGCTGAACGCTACCACCAACAAGATTCTGAAGCTGGAGCTGAAGAAAGTCCGGTATATCCGCTCGTTGTCGTTCGTGCAGGGCACGTTCGTGAACCTGCTGCGCAACGCCATTCTGCTCCTGATGCTGTATTTGGTGGTGCAGGGCCGCATTACAGTGGGCGAGTTCTTCTCTCTGTTCATCTACTCGTTTGCCATCTTCGGGCCTTTGCAGGAAATGGGCAACATCATCAATATCTACCGCGAAACGGAGGCTTCCCTGGCCAACTTCCAGCAGATATTGGATACCCCCAAAGACAAGAAACCGGCGCATCCCAAGCACATCCAGCAAATCGAAACCCTGGCCTTCGACGACGTCCGTTTCAAACACTTATCGGCCAGCAACGCAGCGCTGGATGGCATTTCGTTTAACACGCAGCTCGGCGAAACCATTGCGTTTGTGGGTCCTTCGGGCTCCGGCAAGACCACGCTCGTGAAACTGTTGGTGGGTCTCTACCCGCCAGCCACGGGTCAGATTCTCTACAACAGCATTCCGGGCACCGAAATCGACTTGGACACTCTGCGCGAGCAAATCGGCTTCGTGACGCAAGACACCCAGCTTTTTGCCGGCACCATCCGCGAGAACCTGCGCTTTGTGGCCCCCAACGCCACCGACGAAGAATGCATCCGTGCCCTGCACGAAGCCGCGGCCGACTCGTTGTTGGCCCGCGCGCCCCAGGGCCTGGATACCGTAATTGGCGAAGGCGGCGTGAAAGTATCAGGCGGTGAAAAGCAGCGCCTAAGCATTGCCAGAGCCTTGCTCCGCCGCCCTACCCTGCTGGTATTCGATGAAGCTACCTCGGCGCTGGACTCGCTCACGGAAGAGGAAATCAGCCAGACGGTACGCAAGCTGTCCGGTTCGCGCAAGCACATTACCATCCTGATTGCGCACCGTCTCAGCACCATTCTGCACGCCGACAAAATCTTCGTGCTGGAGCGCGGCCATATTGCCGAGCAAGGCCGCCACGACGAGCTACTGCTGCAAAAAGGCCTGTACTACGCCATGTGGCGCCAACAAATCGGTGAGCGGCCTGCTTCGTCTATTGCCCCACAGTTGGTGCAAGCCTAA